A stretch of Saccharothrix texasensis DNA encodes these proteins:
- a CDS encoding TrmH family RNA methyltransferase translates to MVDSAEASPKWVVDTCSVDVSPKDKFVTVYGRKPVLEALDDPRLEVDKVVLADTARGPAAREILDAAGRRGVEVQRATAQRVKVLAGNGKQDQGVLADVVAPRMRPLELGLREGPRFVLVLDGITTPANVGMILRTATAAGVDGIVVPRRGVASIDPMVVKASAGVAFRAPVLRCATAAEAVAALRGAGYPIFALDAQAGSSVYAADLPARAAFVLGSESAGISDDVRPHVTGWLSIPMAAGVESLNVASAAAVLCFEVVRRRA, encoded by the coding sequence ATGGTTGACAGCGCAGAAGCAAGCCCCAAATGGGTAGTGGACACTTGCTCCGTGGATGTGTCACCCAAGGACAAGTTCGTCACCGTGTACGGCCGCAAGCCCGTGCTGGAGGCGTTGGACGACCCGCGGCTCGAGGTCGACAAGGTCGTGCTCGCCGACACGGCCCGCGGTCCGGCCGCCCGGGAGATCCTGGACGCCGCCGGTCGACGGGGCGTCGAGGTGCAGCGGGCCACCGCGCAGCGGGTCAAGGTGCTGGCCGGGAACGGCAAGCAGGACCAGGGCGTGCTGGCGGACGTCGTCGCGCCCCGGATGCGCCCGCTGGAGCTGGGGCTGCGCGAAGGGCCGCGGTTCGTGCTGGTCCTGGACGGGATCACCACGCCGGCGAACGTCGGCATGATCCTGCGCACGGCGACCGCGGCGGGCGTGGACGGCATCGTCGTGCCGCGGCGGGGTGTCGCGTCGATCGACCCGATGGTGGTCAAGGCGTCGGCGGGGGTCGCGTTCCGGGCGCCGGTGCTGCGGTGCGCGACGGCGGCGGAGGCGGTGGCCGCGCTGCGGGGCGCCGGGTACCCGATCTTCGCGCTGGACGCGCAGGCCGGGTCGTCGGTGTACGCGGCGGACCTGCCGGCGCGGGCGGCGTTCGTGCTGGGCAGTGAGAGCGCGGGCATCTCGGACGACGTGCGGCCGCACGTGACCGGGTGGTTGTCGATCCCGATGGCGGCGGGGGTGGAGTCGTTGAACGTGGCGAGCGCGGCGGCCGTGCTGTGCTTCGAGGTCGTCCGCCGGCGCGCCTGA
- a CDS encoding phosphotransferase, translated as MTSRDEAHRLLASGREADVYLRPDGLLVKRSRAGLDLRPEAELMRYLRRHGIPVPRVADASETDLVMEYVPGPRMSQELDAKPWRAGALGRELAGLHGKLDRVPAPAFLSGDGDLLHLDLHPGNVVMGPEGAVVVDWGSARKGDRKVDVALSWLAMAVAPLRPFKRLARSRMVRGFLSGVDGSVRVEARRAMPAAAAIRLARHERDEAEVSAVRRLVRDCTD; from the coding sequence ATGACATCGCGCGACGAGGCGCACCGTCTGCTGGCCAGCGGCCGGGAGGCGGACGTCTACCTGCGTCCGGACGGTCTGCTGGTCAAGCGCAGCCGTGCGGGCCTCGACCTGCGGCCCGAGGCCGAGCTGATGCGCTACCTGCGCCGGCACGGCATACCGGTGCCGAGGGTGGCGGACGCCTCGGAGACGGACCTGGTCATGGAGTACGTCCCCGGTCCGCGCATGTCGCAGGAGCTGGACGCCAAGCCGTGGCGCGCGGGCGCGTTGGGCCGTGAGCTGGCCGGGCTGCACGGGAAGCTGGACCGGGTGCCCGCGCCCGCGTTCCTGTCCGGCGACGGCGACCTGCTGCACCTCGACCTGCACCCCGGCAACGTGGTGATGGGCCCGGAGGGCGCGGTGGTGGTCGACTGGGGCAGCGCGCGCAAGGGCGACCGGAAGGTCGACGTCGCGTTGAGCTGGCTGGCGATGGCGGTGGCGCCGCTGCGGCCGTTCAAGCGGCTCGCCCGGTCGCGGATGGTGCGCGGGTTCCTGTCCGGGGTCGACGGCTCGGTGCGGGTCGAGGCGAGGCGCGCCATGCCGGCCGCCGCGGCGATCAGGCTGGCCCGGCACGAACGCGACGAAGCCGAGGTCAGCGCCGTTCGCAGGCTGGTGCGCGACTGCACCGACTAG
- a CDS encoding HAD-IA family hydrolase — protein MRALVLDFGGVLTDLGDDHAATEPPLLAATRQARHQGILTAMLSNADFLWRPPAGWEDLFDVVITSGDVGLAKPDRRIYLLAAERLGLPAAECVFVDDLAANVRGAAAAGMVGVHHQSVRATLEELEILLQVPLQG, from the coding sequence GTGCGGGCACTGGTTCTCGACTTCGGCGGCGTCCTCACGGACCTCGGTGACGACCACGCGGCCACCGAACCGCCACTCCTCGCCGCCACCCGCCAGGCCCGCCACCAGGGCATCCTCACCGCGATGCTCTCCAACGCCGACTTCCTCTGGCGTCCGCCGGCCGGCTGGGAGGACCTGTTCGACGTCGTGATCACCTCCGGCGACGTCGGCCTGGCCAAGCCCGACCGCCGCATCTACCTGCTCGCCGCCGAACGGCTCGGCCTGCCCGCCGCCGAGTGCGTCTTCGTCGACGACCTCGCGGCCAACGTGCGGGGCGCGGCGGCGGCCGGGATGGTCGGCGTGCACCACCAGTCCGTGCGCGCCACCCTCGAGGAACTGGAAATACTGCTCCAAGTCCCCCTTCAGGGTTAA